In Ruminiclostridium papyrosolvens DSM 2782, the following proteins share a genomic window:
- a CDS encoding sugar kinase encodes MSILNLKPEGSYTYDCISLGEVMLRLDPGDGRIRNSREFKAWEGGGEYNVSRGLRKCFGMKCAVVTAFADNDIGKLIEDMILQGGVDTSLIKWIPFDGIGRAVRNGLNFTEKGFGIRAALGVSDRANTAASQLKAGDIDWEYIFGKLGARWFHTGGIFAALSETTPEVVIEAVKTAKKYNTIVSYDLNYRPSLWSYIGGNKKAQEVNKEIAKYIDVMIGNEEDFTQCLGFEVEGNDTNLKDLDIEGYKKMIDRVVKEYPSMKVVATTLRGVKTATVNDWRAICWADGTIYKSIEFPSLEIYDRVGGGDSFASGLVYGLMTTGDAQKAVNYGVAHGALAMTTPGDTSMASLKEVESVMKGQSARVVR; translated from the coding sequence ATGTCTATTCTGAACTTAAAACCTGAAGGAAGTTATACATATGATTGCATTTCTCTTGGTGAAGTAATGCTAAGACTTGACCCGGGAGATGGAAGGATAAGAAACAGCAGAGAATTCAAAGCTTGGGAAGGTGGGGGTGAATACAATGTATCCCGCGGGCTTCGCAAGTGCTTTGGAATGAAATGTGCGGTTGTTACTGCTTTTGCCGATAATGATATCGGAAAGCTTATTGAAGATATGATTTTGCAGGGCGGAGTTGATACCTCTCTCATTAAATGGATACCTTTTGACGGTATAGGCAGGGCTGTAAGAAACGGATTGAATTTTACAGAGAAAGGCTTTGGAATCAGAGCTGCCCTCGGTGTTTCAGACAGAGCAAATACTGCTGCTTCACAGTTGAAGGCAGGGGACATTGACTGGGAATATATATTCGGTAAACTGGGGGCAAGATGGTTTCACACTGGGGGAATTTTTGCAGCATTATCTGAGACTACACCCGAGGTAGTTATTGAGGCTGTTAAAACTGCAAAGAAGTATAATACTATTGTATCCTATGACTTAAACTACAGACCTTCTCTGTGGAGCTACATCGGAGGAAATAAAAAGGCACAGGAAGTAAACAAGGAAATCGCAAAGTATATAGATGTTATGATTGGAAATGAAGAGGACTTTACTCAATGTCTGGGTTTTGAGGTTGAAGGCAATGACACAAACCTCAAAGACCTTGATATAGAAGGCTATAAGAAAATGATAGACAGGGTTGTCAAGGAATATCCCAGCATGAAAGTAGTTGCTACAACATTAAGAGGAGTTAAAACTGCTACAGTTAATGACTGGCGTGCAATATGCTGGGCTGACGGCACTATTTATAAGTCTATAGAATTCCCGAGTCTTGAGATTTATGACAGGGTAGGAGGGGGAGACAGCTTTGCATCAGGCTTGGTTTATGGTCTGATGACAACAGGTGATGCTCAGAAAGCTGTAAACTATGGTGTTGCCCATGGAGCGCTCGCAATGACTACCCCCGGTGATACCTCAATGGCAAGTCTCAAGGAAGTTGAGAGTGTTATGAAAGGTCAGAGTGCAAGAGTAGTAAGGTGA
- a CDS encoding bifunctional 2-keto-4-hydroxyglutarate aldolase/2-keto-3-deoxy-6-phosphogluconate aldolase codes for MDKNEVLKKICDCGVVAVVRADSAEQAMKIADSCVEAGISAIEITFTVHGALDVIKKLAESNKDNKILIGAGTILDPETARAAILAGAQFVVSPCLNKEVVQVCNRYQIACMPGAMTVKEAVECMEAGADIVKVFPGELFGPAIIKAFRGPLPQIKLMPTGGVNLENTAEWIKAGSVAVGVGGNLTAGAKKGDYESIVTIGKQFIEKVKQARA; via the coding sequence ATGGATAAAAATGAAGTATTGAAAAAGATTTGCGATTGCGGTGTTGTGGCTGTTGTTAGGGCTGATAGCGCTGAACAGGCTATGAAAATAGCAGATTCCTGTGTAGAAGCAGGAATAAGTGCTATTGAAATAACCTTTACGGTACATGGGGCGTTGGATGTAATTAAGAAGTTGGCAGAGTCCAACAAGGACAATAAGATTCTCATAGGGGCAGGCACTATTCTCGACCCTGAGACAGCCAGAGCAGCTATTCTTGCAGGAGCTCAGTTCGTTGTAAGCCCTTGCCTGAACAAAGAGGTGGTTCAGGTTTGTAACAGATATCAGATTGCTTGTATGCCCGGAGCTATGACTGTTAAAGAGGCTGTTGAGTGCATGGAAGCAGGTGCTGACATAGTAAAGGTATTCCCGGGAGAACTTTTTGGCCCTGCTATTATCAAAGCTTTCAGAGGCCCGTTGCCTCAGATTAAACTTATGCCTACCGGAGGAGTGAACCTTGAAAACACGGCAGAATGGATAAAAGCCGGAAGTGTTGCAGTTGGAGTCGGCGGAAATTTAACTGCCGGAGCTAAAAAAGGTGACTATGAGTCTATTGTTACTATTGGAAAGCAGTTTATTGAAAAGGTAAAGCAGGCCAGAGCCTGA
- a CDS encoding GntR family transcriptional regulator, producing the protein MNRFQRNVLPLKEVIYMEVKNKILNLEYKPGQMISETEISELLNVSRTPVREVFIRLSYEKLIDIYPQKGTFVSLVDLSYVKESVYMRNLLECQIAGEIIDIGMKDLPAEIKKNIRLQKDLVENEGNIEEFLELDNDFHKVIFKAVNHETIWDIISTTRIHYNRFRLLTMYEPEMLKRVFQEHFDIMTKIEEGDKAGCNALLKKHHYNGLEHADVLKEKYPGYFL; encoded by the coding sequence ATGAATAGATTTCAAAGAAATGTACTTCCGCTGAAAGAAGTAATTTATATGGAAGTTAAAAATAAAATACTAAATCTTGAGTATAAACCCGGTCAAATGATTAGTGAGACAGAAATATCCGAACTGCTGAATGTCAGCAGAACCCCCGTAAGAGAAGTTTTTATACGACTTTCCTACGAAAAGCTTATTGATATATATCCTCAGAAGGGTACCTTTGTATCTCTTGTAGACCTATCCTACGTAAAGGAAAGCGTTTATATGCGAAACCTTCTTGAATGTCAGATTGCGGGTGAAATAATAGACATCGGAATGAAGGATTTACCTGCTGAAATAAAAAAGAATATACGGTTGCAGAAGGATTTAGTTGAAAATGAAGGCAATATTGAAGAATTTCTGGAGCTTGATAATGACTTTCACAAGGTTATATTCAAGGCGGTAAACCATGAAACCATCTGGGATATTATAAGTACAACAAGAATTCACTACAACAGATTCAGACTTTTGACCATGTATGAGCCTGAAATGCTGAAAAGGGTATTCCAGGAGCATTTTGACATTATGACAAAAATTGAAGAGGGCGATAAAGCAGGCTGTAATGCATTGCTTAAAAAGCACCATTATAACGGTCTCGAACATGCAGATGTTCTAAAGGAAAAGTATCCGGGATACTTTCTATAA